The Prionailurus viverrinus isolate Anna chromosome C1, UM_Priviv_1.0, whole genome shotgun sequence DNA window GCGCGGGTCGTGCTCGCGCTGGACGTCCACcggcgccagccaggcgcccagcGACACGTCCTCGCTGTGCCAGGCGCGCAGGTACTCGCGGCTGAGGCGCAGGTAGTGCACCAGGTCGGCCGAGAGCACGTAGCCGCCGCCCAGCGCGTAGGGCAGGTAGTAGTCACAGAGCTGCCAGGCGGCCTCGCGCCAGCGGCCCCCGGGCTTGACGCGGCCGCGGCCCGAAAAGAAGCCCCAGTAGAGGCGGCGGCGACGCGCGGGTTCGCGCGCGCGCAGCTCGGCCAGCAGCGCGTCCAGCCGCGCGAACGAGTCGTCGTCGGCCTTGAGCACGAACTCGAAGGCCACGTGCTCGTCCAGCCAGGACAGCATGGCCAGCACCTTGGCGGTGAGGTTCTCATACGCGTCGCGCAGCGCGGGCAGCAGCAGCAGGTCGCCGTGCCGCGCCTGCTCGCGCTCCAGGGCGCGCCGCTCCTCGGCGCCCAGGCCGCCCGTGCCCACGGCGAAGCGCGCCCACACGTCGCCCGggccgccgcgccgcgccgccgccAGCCACGTGCCGCGGACCACGCTGCGCCGCTCGGCCGCCCGGGGCGCGCTGGCCACCAGCACGGCCAGGAAGGCGGCGGCGCGTGCGGGCCCGGCGGGCGGGGGGCTGCggccgggcggcgggcgggggccgTCCGCGGCGCAGCGGGCCAGGTAGAGCAGCCCGGCGCCGCAGAGCGCCAGGCCGCCCAGGGCCAGCGCCGTCCGGTGCCGCCACGCGCGCCGCAACAGCTTCatggcgcgcgcgcgcgcacgggAGGCGCCCGAGGCTCCGCGGCTGGCGCGCAGGCCGCGTCCCCCCGCGGCGGACGCGGAGGGCTACGGGGCGCCCGTCACGTGGGCTCCCGTCACGTGGGCACGCGCGCCCTTCTCGTTGGTTGCCTCGGGAGGGCCGCGCGGCCACTTCCGCCCAGGGGAAAGATGGCGGCGCCGGCGTCGTCACGGCGGGGTCGCGCCAGCGCGCGCCGTTCCTGGTCCGCCTCTTCCCGGAAGAAAGATGGCCGCGGCCTAGGCGCGTCCCGTCGGAGGCGTCACGGGCGCTCGGGCCCCGCTTGGCGGATCCTGGGCGAGGGGAGGGAGGCCGGTGAGTGAGGGCTCCGGGGCGGGGGGCGTCGGGAGACCCGCAGACGCGCCCTCGGGCCGCTGGACCCTGGGCTCCTGTCCTCTCCGCCCACACCGACGGATGCCGCCGGGGAACTGAGGCTGGGGGAGACAGGTCGGCAGGGGAGTGGGGTGGACCCCGGTATTTACCAGCGAGGTGACCTCCCTCTCCTAGTCTGTAAAAGGTGCCCTAATTGGTAGGGCTTGGTGAAGATTTGGAATGATGCGTGTAAAGCCCTTGATTTCCGGCTCAGCCAGTGGCAGGTGTTAGGAACACTCTTAGCGGGACTCCTAAAACCGGAACAGAGCTGTGAGAATAAGGTTCGCGTTTTTATCGGCAAGAGATCTAGTTTCGCCTGAACGGACACTCCAGGATGACCAAGAAGTGTCGCCTCCACTTAAGCTGGTCACCCTGGGGCGGCGTTAACACCCTCCCCTGACGTCGTTTCTAGAGGAGGGCGACTCCCTAGTCAAGGGGGCAAAGCCCCTGCCCTTTGAAATCCCATTCtggtggggcaggcaggggacGAGGAACTGAGCAGTTGACTGAGATATTCAGCCGCGCTGCTCCTTTTGTGCTTACCAAGATAGGTAACTGTCGTAAgcggaggagaggaggaagtttCACTGGACTTCCTGATGTCCGTTCAGTTATCTTGGCATTACTTTTCGTACAGAACGTAGTGTGCTACCCATGAAGATAAGCGGACAGTTGATTTTGCTCTTTCAAGGAGCAAAGTACAGCCTGTTGGACACAGTGTGTTTTTATGGCCACAGTCAGGGAGAGTTACAGTAACGTCAGGGGAAAGTTCTCTGGGTTTGCACGACACTTTCCTAGCCAGGAGAGCTGGGACGCAGCACTGGAGTCACACTCCAGCGGGAAAGGAAACCGTCCTCAGCCATGGGAAGAAAACCCAGCATGAGCACCTGCGTCGGGGGCTCCCTACCTTGGTGGCTGCGGGCTCACACAGGTCTTGGCTTATGGTGGGCTGCATTTCCTCCCGGGCCCGCCGTAAGGCCAGTGCCACTGGCATCTCCTTGGCACCTGCGCAGAGCATCTCCTCTTGGTTTAATACCCCCGTGACCTGCTTGCCAGAGCTGTGGGTTCCTTGCCAGGCGCCACTTCCTCGTGGTCTGTTTACATACAGTCCTGTTGGTTTTGAGTCACGTGCCCTGTTCTGTTCCCACGGGCCCTGTGTTTTTATTGTGCGCTCTTTTGCGCTGACGTGTCCAGGAACATGCATATTGCGATGTGGCAGAAATAGCTGTGTGCGTTCGCTCACTTCTGTGGAGTGCCTGCTGGGTGTAGACGGTGTGACGGCTGTTGGATGGTGACGTGGGGGAGGGTGTGGTGTTCCAGTAGATGTGATTGAAGGGCAGTCACAGCACAGAGAGCACCATGGGGCAGCTGGTGGGCGCTCGTGCCCGTGGGGAGGTCGCAGGCCCCAGAGGCCTGGGAAGAGGGACGTTTGCCACCCTGAGAGGCCCTCCCTCAGAGGGGTGAGACAGGTGAGGTGAGAGAGCAAGGGCTTGTCGAAGGGCCCAGACGGTGCGCAGCTTCAGAAGGTTA harbors:
- the B3GALT6 gene encoding beta-1,3-galactosyltransferase 6: MKLLRRAWRHRTALALGGLALCGAGLLYLARCAADGPRPPPGRSPPPAGPARAAAFLAVLVASAPRAAERRSVVRGTWLAAARRGGPGDVWARFAVGTGGLGAEERRALEREQARHGDLLLLPALRDAYENLTAKVLAMLSWLDEHVAFEFVLKADDDSFARLDALLAELRAREPARRRRLYWGFFSGRGRVKPGGRWREAAWQLCDYYLPYALGGGYVLSADLVHYLRLSREYLRAWHSEDVSLGAWLAPVDVQREHDPRFDTEYKSRGCSNQYLVTHKQSLEDMLEKHQTLMREGRLCRQEVQLRLSYVYDWSAPPSQCCQRKEGIP